The segment ATCTTAACATTGGCtgtgggcatcgcggatcgttaccctcgcttttctaccgaaaagtgtgaacaacgaatccgcgttcttagttcaaaaaggGTACActcacaccgagctttcttcctaaacaGTACGAGACTGGTCTGCTACTGTTCTAACACCCCTCGGGCAGTCAAGTCTACTGTCCTATCACTCATCGggcagtcaagttctcggtgctctacccatcaaatcgatcaaccttcgggtcaatcactgtgctttccgacacgacgaagtcaaacaatttctgtcgacgcaataattattgtaggctagtgtaaataaataaataaatatatatatatcatataactgtagattccagttatattcaaaaccaaacacccctattatcccacaagaaataaggggatcgccctgctcgtggtgtcgattcgtataatcgtaacgggaatttacgactcccgttgacgcgcttcaacgcgatcgcgtctccccgcgactggacgaaaaaaaCAAGGTGTTCTAGCATAATTAGATGCTCGGAAGGTGCCATCGAGATGTTATCATCGTCTAAGAATAGATTTTATGGAGTCTCTCTGATTTCCATGGGCTTCGTTCTCTCAAAATACCTAATATCTTGAagcaaatattgaaatgaatataaatgataaatatcaataaatattaatatacaaagtTAGGACAATTggtgaaatataattaagtaTAAGGTGTTTCCTTGCATCCTGACTGTTGGAactaaatttaatcaaaatacAAGACATACATGTCAGGAAATCTCGTCTCGGCGTGAAATGGATACATAGATAGAATAAAACAGTCTTTTTAATTGATGTAATGCGAGTCAAATAGCTAACAGACAATATATCTTCTTccatatatttacatacaacCATCGATCCAGATGcaagatattatattattgcttAATTCTGAATCTCTTACCTGAACCATCTTTGGCCACTGTCTGGCAGTAACGAAGTGTCCATTCAAGTCGATGACCATCAAAGTTCGGTCCCTAAGCCAGCCAGATTTCAGGCCCAATTTCGTGCACTCCATTGAGTTCACTCGAACAACGCCGAGCGACTTAACCGGATACACAAACAGGTCGCTCAATTCGCCAACCTTGCGCCACTCCGAGGGTGGCCTATCCTTTTGCCTTTTTGTCCACCACCACCAAAAGAAGACGACTACAGTGCCGGCGCCAACAACGGCTGCAGATACGTACGTCAGCCGTGTCCTGTCTGCTCGCAAAACATTCAGCAACATTAATTCTCTACGGTTATGTGACCATGCAAAACGGTCCGTTGCAGAATCGTCGACTCGCAGCTGCGATCAAACGTCCAGATAACAGAACATAGATAAAGATTGCATGGTGGTTAAATTTGACTTATAGTAGAACTCCACTTGTTTGGACTAATCGGGGGCAAACAGTTTATATAATTAGAGTTCACATAATAGGAGCTCACGTTCAGATAAATGCAACTCTACTGTGGAGATACTGAGCATTTACATTGTCTCGATTATTCGCTGAAAGaactaattttctttttctcctcttttgtaaatttttagaGCACTtcgaattttgtatttcagaGGACATCCAGGGAACATCCGTGTGAATGAGAAATCAAGTTATTTGCAATGCAAAACACCGACGAAGTAATGGTTTCAGAGTGAAACAAAGGAAGATTCCAAAGGAGAGACAGTCGTTGCTGAATAATATACGAGCCTGAAATGTATATGAGTCCCGATAATATGTGAACCCTTCGTCAACATCTAAATTTATACCAAACAGAGCATGAAATTCTTTATGTGTACCTTGCTCGAGTCCTTCATCGATCAATTAAACATAGAACCGgcttgtataataaatattctaatggCGTGAAATCTGAAATTATTCTGGAGATCATCGAGAATACcggtgaaataaattaaacgcaCTACTGTGATCAACGGACTGAAGATCTTCCAACGGAACGTTCACGACAGGCTTCCGTTTTATTTGCATTCTACAGAATTTTATAAGAAGTAATCTCGAACGATGCAAATTGAACGTTAATGTTTAGTTTATGGCGCGTTTAACGGTACATATTCGAACGAACAGTAGCCGGCATTCTTCTCAGCCGACCGGAAACAGATGAAATTGCGTTATAATATAGACCGTTTCTTCATCGCAATTCGAAATGACATCCTCTAAATAGCGAGAAATCGGAACAACGTAACGGAATATTGTGACAGCAGCTGTATATTCGTATTAAACGACTTGCACAATTTGTCCATGCTAAAATGTCCCGTATCGTTGATACGCGGGAAAGTAGGCTACGGAAACCGAAGAACTGTGCGCTTTCGAAGATGTGCATAGATTGTCGCATTTGCTTTTTCAGTCATTCTTATAGGCGTTCCTAATGACCAGTTAgtggatttttatacaaatttgtatttttacgaACGCAATCGGAGAGGTAGAGACCTGTTTCACTCGCTGAGTATTACAACGAGTACTCTGTTTTGgatatatcttatattttatataatgtttgcgtatttaaattttctataaatgcataaacattcgcagtctCAGATTTTCTTTCGAACTTTGATATTTTCTAACGAATGTTTATCGAACgcaagaataatttaaaagagaTGTTATGCCTTATATCGCTTACTGTAACTGTCatagtatatatagtatagcatATAGTGCTATCAGTGAACCAACGTATTAGATATTCCAGTGCTATTACATAACAACATAATGAAACGAGtaaatagatttattttagattaaaataaaaaattgtagttggataatgataaattttctaatttcgccgattatttaatttgtatttattacgtgtatatttgttatatccaCCATAGACGTAGCTATATATAGACTGGTATTACCATAATCTGATATTTCTTTCAATGATATTGATTTACTGTTTTTGTAGAGGGGAAATCGCATGGGGAGACAATGGACCCTTTTGCTGAAATCAATATCACGGGCGTTGCTCTCCGACACAAGACCAATCACGAAAATAACTATAATAAGTTTAAATTGCGAATATTGTGCGCTAGTCATTTCTTCTGGTGGAATTATATAATCGAAATACATCATGCAGCGACGAACATGAAAAATTTCTCCGAAGAAGAACATATCCTTGAGATAAGCTTATATGTTGGATAGCATGTCAGTAAAAAAATACTTCGATAACCTGCTCCAAATATACACATGAAACAGTGCAAACGTAACAAACAACGTTGTgcaataaacgtaaaaaaaaacataactGCGATACCCAAGAAATTACGAAGAAACATGATCTAAGAAGTTTTCCTTGGAATTGGCACCCGTCCCCTCGCACCTTGCGATTCTATCGCTTTTCCCATGAAACCAGTTCAGAATTAAAGTCGAGGAAGAAAACTAGCTACTATCAGTAATCTACTATCGGTAAACATCAGTTAATTAGGGTTCACTAAACTTCATATGAACAAGTTGATGAATAATGAACAGCACGTGATGAAAGAATCTAATAAAGAAGACTTGCAAAAGGTTCTGAAGTCTAATACTATGGAAAAGCGTTAATGTGAAGTTCATCAATGCACGATAAGgttactgataacgtaatatatttacCTAGAATCATGGCTAATGTCGTAGAACGAATAACTATCGACGGAATAGCGGCAATCGTAGATAATGATCACCAGAGCTCTGAAGGTAGTCGCGTGTCTGCCGATTCACACAGAACTGCTGTAGACTCCGCGTGCACGCGTCTCTTCCTCTCGACGAATATACCGTTATCTATCCACTCTTACGTTCTGTTAACTCCCTTCTCCATTGTAGTAAGCAGCGTCGGTATACTGGTCGGTATGCGGCCACATGTGAGGAGCTATCGATCCGTACGCAGCTAGGAAATCCAGAAAACTGGCACGCCAAGTAATTTCGTATTGCTACTGACATGCGCTTTCCGAACTAACCAGGACCCTTCGAGGCCGGACACGCATGTTCCGTGTCGCCTCTAGTATTTGGAGCGAAGTTCAAGCATGATGCAAGAGAACAGATcgtatatttaaagaattgggAAAACCTGTGATTAATTTTGTAGGAGATATTGTTGATAAGTAAATTCTTcagtaatttctttttctagaTAATGAATGATTTTGATTCCTGATAGCGATAGAGATAATGTAATTAGGTTATAAACCAGAGTGCGAATTGTGAATTTCGAGTAAGGAATGCTTGGATTTGTAACGtattcgaaatttttttttctttcctatcTTTCACGGCCTAAAGATACGAGCTTTaggaaaatgttttaaaatatatttcaaattcagacgttttaaacatttttaattgtaatacTGAATTGTTTGAGATTATCTTTACAGATGAAAATATTGCTTTCTCttcgcgaaaaaaaaaagcagaaaaataaGCTATTTTAAATTTCGCGCCACAAGTAGTGCGCGTGTCAGCGAAATACACACTGACAATGATCAACTGTCATGTGTTACTGATAATCACGGACGTTGTTGACGTATGCTGATGGATCATAGGACAATTCTCATGAAGTCACAATTCGTTGATCAATTAAGTTACTCATAAAAACGATCTCAGGAGGGAGTACAGTAGAAATTTTCAGGTTAACATCGAACAAAGTGCACAATCACTTCTCAATTCGCGCCATCCTAATAATTGAGGTAGGTCATGAAAATTATAGTTGATCTTGATAAATTCACATGTTGGTTACTACGAcgtcattttatttcttattcgttCTGACAGCATCTTTTGAATTTTGGACGTAAACGATGAATTTATAAGACATTTCATTGTCTTTGGAGGTTAGAAATTATGACGCCTTACTTTGTGATTTATTAATCTTTTCCATTGTTGTTCCGTAAGTCTTGCAATTATCTTGCTTTCTTGAGAATATTAGAATGTTCTTCTTACTTTACATGCTGTTATGACAACACCTTTTGTAAACTCTGTTATTTTAAGTACTAATCAGCTTGAAAGCAGATAAGGAAATTCAGTTATAAACAGAACTTTATTGTTTACTTAATAGATCCATGTAGGTTAAAGATTCTTTGCTTATAAAAGCTTAAACAAGGGAGACTATAAATTAACTAAATATTAATCTTTACTTTATTCCAGCATTCATCATGCCAATTTTATATACAGTGGTGGCTCGAGGGTCAACAGTATTGGCAAAATATGCTTCTTGTACTGGAAACTTTGATGAAGTAACAGAGAGCATTTTGGCAAAAAAAGCCGAAAATGACAAGGTTACATATTCACAAGGacaatatctttttcattacATCTGTGAAgataacattatttatatgtGCATCACAGATGATGTAAGTAATCTAAAAGTAATCGAGCAtcgtttgaaataattcattagtatcaaacatttttatgttATAGGATTACCAAAAATCCAAAGCATTTTTATACCTCGCAGAAATTAAAGGAAGATTCTTGGCCGCATATGGTCAAGATGCGCAAACTGCAATTCCCTATGCGATGAATACAGATTTTGCTAGAACTTTAGCTAGTACAAtggtaagaaatataaatatatgtgaaatgtattttctaacattttcACATTTACATTTGTTGTTTAGAAACATTACAATGAGTCTAGTCACAAAGTCGATGTGCTTGATAGCGTTCTCGGTGATCTGGATGAATTGAAAGATATAATGagtaaaaatattgataacgTTGCGATGCGTGGAGAACGGTTAGAACTTCTTGTAAACAAGACTGAAAATTTATCTACGAAtgtaagtaaaattaaaagataccaCAAAggatatgcaaaaaaataatgtttcgtatatttttagtCGGTTACATTCAGAAAAACCAGTAGAAATTTAGCACGCTCGTTGTTTTGGAAGAACGTAAAAATTTACGTTATTGTTGGAGTTATCCTAATCGTAAGTAATCGATACTATGTACGATTTGATTTAATGCGAAGTATTCCATTTAATGCAAACATTTTTTTGTGAATCTCGTAGGTTGTCATATACGTTATTGTGTCGATATCTTGTGGAGGTTTGGCATGGCCGAAATGCGTCGGCAATTAATTCACCTTTGTACTATCCAGATACAATGTGTTCTGTCTCAAAAATGTGATAAGAATTTAATTGCGGTTGATTCGCGGAGATTTATTGCATATGAAGAACTGAGAAAGAATCTCGTTTCATTCCGTGGCTATACCGAAGCGAAATGTAGGAGTAAAGAAAATGCAATTAGGAAatgtatagatataaatatatataacgcttatgatatttttattattcttattaaaaaaatacaaacatCACTGGTATTTGTCAAAAgacgaatataattttaacatcATTCATATATCCTGTAATATATCTacacaatataaaaaaaaaacatacaaaaaagaataaatgaaatgaCTATCATTAAAATTGGTGATTCATTTATGCATTTCTGTGGTTGTACTCTTGGGTGCAACAAGTGAAAGACACGCGCGTAGCTCGTGTTTCTATCCGTGCCAAAGCTATTTAGTTATATTGAATATTCTATCATCGAAAGTGGGAGTATCTCATTTGTACTCTAGATGAAATTACGGCAAAATTTATCGAGTATTCAGTCTGTTCCACACCATTAAATACATTACATTTTTTCCACACGCGGGAGTTTCCGAACGGCGCATTCGGATCACTCTTTCCATTACCGGCTTCGAGCGCATGTTCCAACGCGTACTTATTCCTCCAATAGACTGTGACTAGTCTCAACGACACCCTACCCAAATCTAATTCAAATACTTATTCTGTCAATTAAATCATATTTCCATTATCACTTACCTGCTTAATTAAGACTCTTTAAATTATAGTctaatcaattaaaaattcattaaattacCTTTCACAAATAAGAAGAGCGTTCCAAGTGCTCATAGTCGTTACCAAACGGTCATCTAAGCTTCGCTCTCAGAAAAAAATCACCAAAGGAATCTGTCattctaaataaaattctgcGATGTCATTAAATGACACGATGCATCGGATTTGAAAAAAACTGTATAGGATAGATACGGTCCTGGAATAGCTGCAACGACATCACCGGCGTGGGACGGGTGGCGGCGTCGCAGGCGCTGTGATCGCGACGCCCGGGCCATCGCAGCAGCCCGGCAGCTCTGGCAGCAGGATGTCGATGGCTCGCGTGGCGCGCCCTTCGGGGGGTGCCAAAGAGTGTCGTCTCGGTGGCTGGTCTCGACGCCACGATTGATCGTACGTCGTCCCTGAACCCGCGCTTCGAAAACACTTTCGATTACTAGCGCAAGGTCGTATCAACAAGTTCCGGCCGTGTTTGCGGTCGTGGCGATCGTAGCGGCCGGTCAAGTCCGTTTACAGATTAATATCCATAGGAAAACAATCCCCGTGGTGCGTGTTTGCACGCGCGACAACGATCAAAAGCGGACGCGTGGTGAATCGCGTGCGATTTCCGATCGCAGTCACGGTACAACGCCGGTCTCGCGACTCGTATCGGTGACTGTGTTTCTGAATCAGTCGCGCGAATCCTCTTCCCGCGGTTGTTATAGTCAATTGGTTCCGTGTTCTGTTGCGTGTGTCAGTGGTGTGGGTGGTT is part of the Bombus fervidus isolate BK054 chromosome 7, iyBomFerv1, whole genome shotgun sequence genome and harbors:
- the Vamp7 gene encoding vesicle-associated membrane protein 7, which produces MPILYTVVARGSTVLAKYASCTGNFDEVTESILAKKAENDKVTYSQGQYLFHYICEDNIIYMCITDDDYQKSKAFLYLAEIKGRFLAAYGQDAQTAIPYAMNTDFARTLASTMKHYNESSHKVDVLDSVLGDLDELKDIMSKNIDNVAMRGERLELLVNKTENLSTNSVTFRKTSRNLARSLFWKNVKIYVIVGVILIVVIYVIVSISCGGLAWPKCVGN